Genomic DNA from Lutibacter sp. A80:
TTTTATATCGAATCCAAATAACACCAAAAATGTCACCTTTAGCGCAGTTGAAAGGTCTCAACTCATTCCAGACAATAATGGTGAGTTCTACCGTAATTGGCGACAAGAAATACAATCACCTGATGATATTTGGAAAGAAATTGTAAAAGTAACCAAACTACCAGGTGTTACATCTGCACCAAAATTGCAGCCTATTGAAACCCGATTGGTAATGCTACAAACTGGTATGCGTGCACCTATGGGAATAAAAGTTAAGGGTCAAGATTTAAAGCAAATAGAAGCATTTGGTGTTCAGTTAGAAGGTATACTCAAACAAGCTAAAGGTGTTAAAGATGAAGCTGTTTTTGCAGACCGAATTGTTGGTAAACCCTATTTGTTAATTGATATTGATAGAGAGAAAATTGCACGTTATGGCATTTCGGTGCAGGATGTTCAAGACGTATTAAAAGTAGCAGTTGGTGGTATGGTCTTAACCCAAACGGTTGAAGGTCGCGAGCGATATGGTGTACGCGTACGTTATCCAAGAGAATTACGAGCAAACCCAACAGACTTACAACAGATTTATGTACCAATTGAAAAGGGTAGTCCTGTGCCTTTAAGCGAGTTGGCAACTATCCGATACGAACAAGGTCCACAAGTTATTAAAAGTGAAGACACCTTTTTAGTTGGCTATGTCTTATTTGATAAAATGGATGGTTTTGCAGAAATAAGCGTTGTTGAAAATGCACAAGTACTAATCCAAGAAAAGATAGATTCTGGTGAGCTAATTGTACCAAAAGGAATAAACTATGCATTCACAGGAACTTATGAAAATCAGTTACGAGCAGAAAAAACCTTGTCAGTAGTTGTGCCATTGGCATTAGCTATTATCTTTTTAATTCTGTATTTCCAATTCAGATCAATTGGAACATCTTTAATGGTATTTACAGGTATTGCAGTAGCTTTTGCAGGTGGATTTATAATGATATGGCTCTATGGTCAAGATTGGTTTTTAAACTTTAATTTCTTTGGAGAGAATTTACGTGAATTATTTCAAATACATCCAATTAATTTAAGTGTTGCCGTTTGGGTTGGTTTCATTGCTCTCTTTGGTATTGCAACAGACGATGGTGTTGTAATGGCAACCTATTTAACACAAACATTTGATAGAAATACACCAGAAAACAAAAAACAGATTAGAGCATCTGTTGTAGAAGCTGGAGAAAAACGTATTAGACCTTGTTTAATGACAACAGCTACAACCATATTGGCATTATTACCAGTATTAACTTCTACAGGAAGAGGTAGTGATATTATGATTCCTATGGCAATACCAAGTTTTGGTGGAATGTTAGTTGCTTTAATAACACTATTTGTAGTTCCGGTATTATATAGTTGGAAAGAAGAAGTAAAACTAAAAAAAACAGTATAATGAAACATAGAATAATAAACATAAAAGGCGTCTTGGTTCTTGGTTCTTTTTTCTTGAGTCTCTTTGCAAATGCGCAACAATTAGATGTACTTATTAATACAGCGTTAGAAAACAACCCTGAAATTCAAAAATTTGAATTGCAACATAAAAGAGTTTCAGAAAAAGTAAATGAAGTCAATACGGTTCCAAATACAGAATTTGGAGTAGGTTATTTTGTAAGCGAACCAGAAACTCGAACAGGTGCTCAACGTTTTAAAGTATCTGCAAAACAAATGTTACCGTGGTTTGGTAATATTTCGGCAAGAGAAAATTACGTTAGTTCATTAGCAGATGTTAAGTATGAAGATATTGTAATTGCTAAACGTAAACTAATGTCTTCAGTTTCACAATCCTATTATAGACTATATGCTAATAAAGCAAAACAAAAGGTGTTAACAGAGAATATTAATCTGTTAGAAACTTATGAAATAATGGCTTTGACTTCCGTTGAGGTTGGTAAAGCATCAGCAGTTGATGTATTGCGTTTACAAATGCGTCAAAATGAAATGCAACAGTTAAAGGATGTGTTACAGCAAGAATATTTGGCAGAACAAACCAAGTTTAACAACCTATTAAATAGAGAAAATGATGTTACTGTAAATATCGATGATAGTTTAGTTATTCCATCAGATGATTTTGAAGTTAATACTGAAAGTTTAGCATTACATCCTGAATTGTTGAAATATGATAAGCTATACCAATCTATTGAACAATCAGAGTTACTAAATCAAAAAGAAAGTAGCCCTATGATTGGTTTTGGTTTAGACTATATCAATGTAGAAGAAAGACCAAATATGGATTTTAGTGACAACGGAAAGGACATTGTTATGCCAATGGTTTCAGTTTCAATTCCAATTTTCAACAAAAAATACAAATCAATTTCAAAACAGAATGAACTACAACAAATGGAAATTAAATTTCAAAAAGATGAACGTTTGAATACGTTGGAAACATTTTTAGATAAGGCTGTTAATGGTCGTGTTTCTTCAAGAATAAGTTATGCAACTCAAACCAAAAATTTACAACAAGCGGAAGATGCTGAAGATATTTTAATCAAAAGCTATGAAACAGGAACAATTGATTTTAATGATGTGTTGGATATTCAAGAATTGCAGCTAAAGTTTCAAATAAACCAAATTGAATCCATTAAAACCTATTACGTTCAAAGTACAATTATTAATTATTTAACACAACAATAATGAAGCATACGTATAAAATTGAAGGAATGACTTGTAATAACTGCAAAGCATCAGTAGAAAAATATTTAAGCGAATTAGATAACATAACGAATGTAACTGTAAATCTTGAACAAGGAGAAGCAGAACTTATAATGAGCAAACATATTGATACTGAAACATTGCAAAATGCACTACCTAAAAAGTATAATTTATCCGAAAAGAAAGAGGAAAATGTATTTGCATCATCAAGCATATCTTCTAATTCATTGGAAGAGGAAAAAAGCAAATTGCAACAGCTAAAACCTTTATTGCTTATTATCTTTTATATCGCTTCAGCAAGTGTACTATTACATTATAAGAATTGGAGTTGGAGTGAGTTTATGCTCGATTTTATGGGCTTATTCTACATAGTATTTAGCTTTTTTAAAATGTTAGACCTAAAAGGATTTCCAGATTCGTTCAGAATGTATGACCCATTAGCAAAGCGTATTCCCATTTATGGTTGGATTTATCCTTTTATAGAAACCGCTTTAGGTTTAATGTTCTTAATGCGATTTGAAGTAAACATTGCTTTAATAATTACACTTGTTGTTTTAGGAATAACGACAATTGGAGTGACAAAAACACTATTAGATAAAAAGTCAATACGATGCGCTTGTTTAGGTACTGCTTTAAAGTTACCAATGACAGAAGCAACTTTTATAGAAAATGCCATTATGATTGTAATGGCAATATTAATGCTATTAAACAAATTTTAAAATGAAAAAATATATAATTTATACAGGAATATTAGCAGTAGGTCTACTATTAGGTTGGCTGTTATTCGGCAATTCTTCTAATGAAAAAGAAGAGCATAATCACAATGAAACGGTAGAAACCAATCAAATGTGGACGTGTTCAATGCACCCACAAATTATGCAACCCGAAGCAGGAGATTGTCCAATATGTGGTATGGATTTAATTCCAGCTGCATCTGGAGCAGATGGTTTATCGGCAGGCCAATTCAAGCTAACAAAAAATGCAATGGCTTTAGCCAATATCCAAACAACAATTGTTGGAAAAGCAAGTATAGAAGATAACACTACTAAACTTTCTGGAAAGATTGCTGAAAATGAAGAAGCTAATACTGTTCAAGTCAGTTATTTTTCTGGAAGAATTGAACGTTTGAATGTAAGTTTTACTGGTGAAGAAGTTCGTAAAGGTCAATTATTGGCAACTATATATTCACCTGAATTATACGCAGCTCAACAAGAATTGATTACAGCAGCTTCGCTAAAAGAATCACAACCAGAGTTATATAAAGCTGTACGTAATAAGCTAAAAATATGGAAGCTATCTGATAACCAAATTAATCAGATTGAAGAAACTGGAAAAGTTAAAGAAAATTTTCCTGTTTATGCAACAGTATCTGGAACAGTAACTGAAAAGTTAGTTGAAC
This window encodes:
- a CDS encoding TolC family protein is translated as MKHRIINIKGVLVLGSFFLSLFANAQQLDVLINTALENNPEIQKFELQHKRVSEKVNEVNTVPNTEFGVGYFVSEPETRTGAQRFKVSAKQMLPWFGNISARENYVSSLADVKYEDIVIAKRKLMSSVSQSYYRLYANKAKQKVLTENINLLETYEIMALTSVEVGKASAVDVLRLQMRQNEMQQLKDVLQQEYLAEQTKFNNLLNRENDVTVNIDDSLVIPSDDFEVNTESLALHPELLKYDKLYQSIEQSELLNQKESSPMIGFGLDYINVEERPNMDFSDNGKDIVMPMVSVSIPIFNKKYKSISKQNELQQMEIKFQKDERLNTLETFLDKAVNGRVSSRISYATQTKNLQQAEDAEDILIKSYETGTIDFNDVLDIQELQLKFQINQIESIKTYYVQSTIINYLTQQ
- a CDS encoding heavy-metal-associated domain-containing protein produces the protein MKHTYKIEGMTCNNCKASVEKYLSELDNITNVTVNLEQGEAELIMSKHIDTETLQNALPKKYNLSEKKEENVFASSSISSNSLEEEKSKLQQLKPLLLIIFYIASASVLLHYKNWSWSEFMLDFMGLFYIVFSFFKMLDLKGFPDSFRMYDPLAKRIPIYGWIYPFIETALGLMFLMRFEVNIALIITLVVLGITTIGVTKTLLDKKSIRCACLGTALKLPMTEATFIENAIMIVMAILMLLNKF